In Flavobacterium lacustre, a genomic segment contains:
- a CDS encoding M1 family metallopeptidase — protein sequence MKKIFLLFIFPAALLAQEKTTPTLPKQQGKYDTNKFSQMYDLLATPNMFRTASGAPGPAYYQQQADYKIDIELDDKNSKLSGSETVTYSNNSPDSLEYLWVQLDQNQAAKNSQSPLAESEKIEQVLPADKFAKEYLTQGLDRGFNIQYVKDVKGNPLSYTINQTMMRINLPMPLKPGEKYSFSVKWWYNINNYRQDGGRSGYELFEKEGNKLYVIAQFFPRMAVYNDVEGWQNMQFWGGGEFALPFGNYDVNITVPADHVMEATGELMNRSEVFTPAQVKRYELAQKSFDKPVVIVTQAEAEASEKGFSEKKKTWKYSAKNVRDFGIATSRKFIFDAMAVQLTDKVVMATSLYPKEANPLWGETSTRTVAHTLKSYSSHTFDYPYPKAVSVSAEDQGMEYPMICWNFGRPDENGVTSEQIKNGMIGVVVHEVGHNFFPMIVNSDERQWTWMDEGLNSFMEFMAEQELGTNFPSRRGPAKNIVPYMSGDQKFLEPIMSNSEGIIQFGNNAYGKPATGLNILRETIMGRELFDHAFKVYANRWKFKHPTPEDFFRTMEDASAVDLDWFFRGWFYSTDFVDIGIEEVKQYFVSETPTAELKDTKVRKGRFGQDKGPFVYLISDKSQELSAAQKKPLKIEDVKLLSDYVNQNLSATEKAGLKTPKYFYEVAFNKPGGMLMPILVEITYEDDTKESFKYPAQIWRKSNETAKKVYATEKAIKKIQIDPKLETADIDVTNNTWPKEEVKSKFD from the coding sequence ATGAAAAAAATCTTCCTCCTCTTTATTTTTCCAGCAGCTTTATTGGCTCAAGAAAAAACGACTCCAACTTTACCGAAACAACAAGGAAAGTACGACACTAATAAATTCAGTCAGATGTATGATTTATTAGCAACGCCAAATATGTTTCGTACTGCATCCGGAGCACCAGGTCCAGCCTATTATCAGCAACAAGCCGATTATAAAATTGACATTGAATTAGACGATAAGAATTCAAAATTAAGCGGTTCAGAAACAGTGACTTATTCTAATAATTCACCGGACAGTTTAGAGTATTTATGGGTACAATTAGACCAGAATCAGGCGGCTAAGAATTCGCAATCCCCATTAGCAGAAAGTGAAAAAATTGAACAGGTATTGCCTGCTGACAAGTTTGCAAAAGAGTATTTAACACAAGGTTTAGACCGTGGGTTTAATATACAATATGTAAAAGATGTAAAGGGGAATCCGTTGTCATACACCATTAATCAAACCATGATGCGCATCAATTTACCGATGCCATTGAAACCGGGTGAAAAATATTCGTTTTCGGTTAAATGGTGGTATAATATTAATAATTACAGACAAGATGGAGGTCGTTCCGGCTACGAATTATTTGAAAAAGAAGGAAATAAGTTATATGTAATCGCACAGTTTTTTCCTAGAATGGCTGTTTATAATGATGTTGAAGGTTGGCAGAATATGCAGTTTTGGGGTGGAGGAGAATTTGCTTTGCCTTTTGGGAATTATGATGTAAATATTACCGTTCCTGCAGATCATGTTATGGAAGCTACGGGAGAATTAATGAACAGAAGCGAAGTGTTTACACCAGCGCAGGTTAAAAGATACGAACTGGCACAAAAATCATTTGACAAACCGGTTGTAATTGTAACTCAGGCAGAGGCAGAAGCTAGTGAAAAAGGATTTTCTGAAAAGAAAAAAACATGGAAATACAGCGCTAAAAACGTGAGAGATTTTGGTATTGCAACTTCAAGAAAATTTATTTTTGATGCAATGGCCGTTCAATTGACAGATAAAGTGGTCATGGCTACTTCATTATATCCAAAAGAAGCAAACCCACTTTGGGGCGAAACTTCAACTAGAACTGTAGCGCACACGCTTAAAAGTTATTCTTCTCACACGTTTGATTATCCGTATCCAAAAGCAGTGTCGGTTTCAGCAGAAGACCAAGGAATGGAATATCCGATGATTTGCTGGAATTTTGGGCGTCCGGATGAAAATGGAGTAACCAGTGAGCAAATTAAAAACGGAATGATAGGAGTTGTTGTCCATGAAGTAGGGCATAACTTTTTTCCAATGATTGTAAATTCAGATGAGCGTCAATGGACTTGGATGGATGAAGGATTGAATTCTTTTATGGAATTTATGGCCGAACAAGAGTTGGGAACTAATTTTCCGTCAAGACGTGGACCTGCAAAAAACATTGTTCCTTATATGAGCGGTGACCAAAAGTTCTTAGAACCGATTATGTCTAATTCTGAAGGGATAATTCAATTTGGAAATAATGCCTATGGGAAACCGGCAACAGGACTAAATATCTTGAGAGAAACTATCATGGGAAGAGAATTATTTGATCATGCTTTTAAGGTTTATGCTAACAGATGGAAATTCAAACACCCTACTCCAGAAGACTTCTTTAGAACTATGGAAGATGCTTCGGCAGTTGATTTAGATTGGTTTTTTAGAGGTTGGTTCTATTCAACAGATTTTGTTGACATCGGAATTGAAGAAGTAAAACAATATTTTGTTTCCGAAACTCCAACGGCAGAACTCAAAGATACTAAAGTAAGAAAAGGACGTTTTGGTCAAGATAAAGGACCGTTTGTTTATTTGATTTCAGATAAAAGTCAAGAATTATCTGCAGCACAAAAGAAACCGTTGAAAATTGAAGACGTGAAATTACTTTCAGATTATGTAAATCAAAATCTTTCGGCTACTGAAAAAGCAGGTTTAAAAACGCCAAAATATTTCTATGAAGTAGCTTTCAATAAACCGGGAGGAATGCTGATGCCTATTTTAGTTGAAATCACTTACGAGGATGATACTAAAGAAAGTTTCAAATATCCGGCGCAGATTTGGAGAAAAAGCAACGAAACTGCCAAAAAAGTGTACGCCACCGAAAAAGCAATCAAAAAAATACAAATTGATCCAAAACTCGAAACTGCCGATATTGATGTGACCAATAATACTTGGCCCAAAGAAGAAGTAAAATCTAAATTTGATTAA
- a CDS encoding DUF6702 family protein: MKKIIVYTFLGFLIFATSSFVLHKFYVAVYQVNFAPEKKMLQITSRIFVDDLNKAIEKKYSKKAFFGTEKESPEDLILVKKYFSENLQFKVNGQSKTIQFLSKELEGDVLICYFSIKEVAKINTLEIQNSILVDWNSEQQNIMHFTIMGIKKSLLFTDSNRGEMLKY, encoded by the coding sequence ATGAAAAAAATAATTGTATATACTTTTTTGGGATTCCTGATTTTTGCGACATCCAGTTTTGTTCTTCATAAATTTTATGTAGCGGTTTACCAAGTTAATTTTGCTCCCGAAAAGAAAATGCTTCAGATTACTTCCCGCATTTTTGTGGATGATTTGAATAAGGCAATCGAAAAAAAATACAGTAAAAAAGCCTTTTTTGGAACTGAAAAAGAATCTCCGGAAGACTTGATTTTGGTAAAAAAATACTTTTCGGAAAATCTCCAATTTAAAGTAAACGGTCAGTCTAAAACTATTCAGTTTTTGAGTAAAGAACTCGAAGGCGATGTGTTGATTTGTTATTTCAGTATTAAAGAAGTTGCTAAAATAAATACACTCGAAATACAAAATTCAATTTTGGTTGATTGGAATTCAGAGCAGCAAAATATTATGCATTTTACGATAATGGGAATTAAAAAAAGTCTACTTTTTACAGATTCTAACAGAGGTGAAATGTTAAAATATTGA